The Thermothelomyces thermophilus ATCC 42464 chromosome 4, complete sequence region CCATCTCCAACAGCAAGTTCGACGGCCAGACCTCCTGGTCCGCCACCTGCAACACCTACCACTACTGGGGCCTGTACTTTACAGGGTCCAACGACGTGAGTTTTCACcctccttttcttcttcccaGCATAAGTCATAAatcaaaaaaaaagaaaaaaagaaaaaagaaaaaaaagaaaaaagaaaaaaaagaaaaaaagaaaaaaaagaaaaaaaaaagaaaaaaagaaaaaaaaagataaaaaagaagaaagaaaaaaagaaaaaagaaaaaaaagaaaaaaaagaagaacaGAACAAAAGAAAcgaagaaaaaggaaaataaAAAAGAATAGAATAATGCCTAAATAGGTACAGATGCTAACGGAATCGCTTCCACCCAATCCAGATGATCACCTTCAAGAACAACCTCATCACCCACATGTCGGGCCGCAGCCCCAAGGTGGCGGGCAACACGCTGCTGCACGCGGTCAACAACTACTGGTACGACAGCAAGGGCCACAACTTCGAGCTGGACGCGGGGGCCATGGTGCTCGTCGAGGGCAGCGTGTTCCAGAACGTCGAGGCGCCGCTCCAgtccggcggcgccggccggCTCTTCGCCAGCTCCGGCACCGCCTCGGCCTGCGCCCCGTACCTCGGCCGCGTGTGCCAGGCCAACGGCTTCGGCAGCTCCGGCTCCCTCTCCGGCTCCGACACCTCCTTCCTGCAGTACTTCCAGAACAAGAACATCGCCGGCGCGACAGACTACAACACGGCCAAGAACGTCCTCGACACCGCCGGATTTGGCACAATCTGATCGATCGTGTTGCGTTTCCTTGGAAAAGGTGGATAAAACAAAGAACTTTTGTTTATTTATTATCccttggttttttttttttttttttgctgtTTTTCAAGGATTCCTTTCAACGGTCGGCGAGTTGTCGGGAGTCTTGTCGAGCGGGAGAATGCTACCGCTGTATATAGCTTCACATTTCCGACGTACATATTTTCGTGGAGCTGTCCAAGTCCTGGGCAGTGGATGTATTTTAATATATCAGGCTTTTATAGGTAATTAATTGGTCGAGCCAAATCGTTTGGGGGCCATACGGGCGATTCTTTAGATTATTGCCAGCATCTTGAGAGGGCTATGTGCACTTGATTTAATCCGCAAGTACCGTACAAGTGATACAAAATGAAGTTGGTATGAGATGACTACTATGGTATGTTCAGTTAGTCGGGCCGGACGGGTCAGGTGTGTCGTCTTTTGCTCGGTCTCTTCTTGGCTGTCCACAGGCGGGTAACATCTCGGTTGTTGTTTCTGCTGTGTTCTGTTTGGTTCATTCAATGGCCTGATTGAACGTTCTGAACCCCACATGGGATTAACTACCAGGGGCATGGAGGGGGTTCTGGGCCCGCAGGTGCCCGCATGTGCCCGCATCTGTACCCGACCCTGCAGGAGCTCCTGCAGAACCTCGTCCCGACCACGAACCGAGCTTCCCCATATCTTCCCGAGCAAGCTCCGGCTCTCCCAAGCTTGCGTTGCTCCTTGCGCGCTCGCGATCTCTTCCTCGgtctccccccccttcccctccccccaagCATGGAGCGAGCACTACGCGTGACACGCCCTGCTGGGCTTTTGGCGGCTCGTTGCTCGCCCGTCTTGTCCTCAACGCGCACATCGCTTCGGCtctggcagcagcagcagcagcactgCAGTGGTCCAACCACCACCCCGCAACATACCGGCTTCATCCCCTCCTTCCAGCATGGCCGCCTAAGCACGGTGCGTTCCAACCACACGGACGCCCAGAACAGTGGCCAAGAGAACACGCAGGCGGCCACCGCGGCGGAAGGCCAGAAGGGTGGTGATGTGAAGGTTCCTGAGGGTGCCCAGACGGGCGATGTCCAGGCTGGAGATCGTCCCGGGGGAGACAGGTCCAACAAGACATCCGCGAAAGGcaaggcgacgacgacgaagaagaagaagaagcagccCAAGAAGCCGGAGCGTTTCACCAGGATGAAGAACGACGCCGGCGTCGTCGAGTTCAATAGCCAGAAGTTGAAGTTCCGCTGGTGGGACACCCCTTCGAACCCCGACCTCGTCCTCTCGCCGCTCTGGCTTCGCGACTCGTGCCCGTGCCACCTCTGCGTCGACCCGGACTCGGGCCAGAAGAACTTCTCGACCACCGAGCTCCGTGACCGCCCGGTGATCGAATCCGCACAGGTCACCGCCGACCGCACTCTCGAGATCGTCTGGGCCAACGACCCCCCCAGCGGCGGCGCCTCGCACAAGTCCGTCTTCCCCGCCGAGGAGGTCAAGGAGTGGCTGATGGACGACAAGTGGCAGCGGGGGCGCGTCGTCCCCCGCGACCCGGAGAGGATCCTCTGGGACAAGGCCCAGTACGAGGCGCTCCTGGCCGAGGGCCGCTGCCGCGTCAGCTACAAGGACTGGCTGAGCGACGAGCCCGCCTTCTGGGACGCCCTGCTCGACCTCCGCCAGACCGGCCTGATCATCATCACCGACGTGCCGTCGGACGAGGCCGCGGTCGAGCGGATCGCCAACCGCGTCGGCCCCATCCAGGAGACCTTTTACGGGCGCACCTGGGACGTCAGGGCGAAGCCCCAGGCCGAGAACGTGGCCTACACGGACAAGTTCCTCGGCCTGCACCAGGACCTCCTGTACTACGACCCCGTGCCCGGCCTGCAGATGCTGCACTGCCTGTCCAACAGctgcgagggcggcgagtcGCTCTTCAGCCACGGCGTGCGCGCCGCCTACGAGCTGCGGCTCAAGGACCCCGCGGCGTACAAGCGCCTGGCCGAGCTCAGCGTCTGGTTCGGCTACCGCAAGGGCGACAACCACTACTTCGCCACCCGGCAGACCATCAAGCAGGGCGCCAAGGGCATCCCGAGCGAGGTCCGGTGGGCCCCGCCGTTCCAGGCGACCTTCAAGCTGGCGTCGGGCCCGTCGCGCGGCCGGAACCTGTACCAGTGGAAGCGCGCCGCCAACAGGTTCCAGGCCATCCTCGAGGACGACCACAACGTGGTCAAGTTCAAGCTCAAGGAGGGCGAGTGCGTCATCTTTGACAACCGCACCGTCCTCCACGGCCGCCGCCAGTTCAAGACGGGCTCCGCCGGCAGCCGCTGGCTCAAGGGCACCTACGTGTCCTACCAGAGctacctcgccgccgccacccgcCTGGCCGAACACCTCGAGGCCGGCGGCATCCAGCTGCCCCTGGCCCGGGCCACGTGGGtcgagcaggagaaggtcaAGCAGAGCCTGCAGGAGCGGAAGCGCGCCGATTTCGAACAAGTGTTTtcggagaagaagaagaagtcgGAGCCCGTTCCCGAGCCGTCGCCAATACCCGCCGCGAAGTCGGCGGGGGCTGCCGAGACGACGAACTCGGAGCCAACGCAACCCAAGCAATAAAGTGTTCTTCTTTAGCGGCCTAGTATTTGCGCTGTGGCGTGGAGTGAAAGGCCTGGAGGTTACGAGCCTAGAGCCGCGGGTGTGGTGCCTTTGCGTCAATCGGGGCGAGTTCTACTCCGCACCAGCACCTCCCCGGCCCCCTTTTCCCTCGCTGTTCTAATTGCAAGGTTTTACCCCTGTACATATACAATAAAATACTGTGCAAAtgccaaaaaaaaagctcCTTTCTCTTCTCCCTGGAGCATGTCATTACGTGTTCAGCACTTCACAGCGAGCGAGCCGGGGGAAACACAATAGTCGTTGGGCCGGGACAGCAAGAGTGTATTTATCAAACTACCGATCCCGGCATCTCCTTCCTCTGTGTCTCTTCTCCGCGCTTAGGCAGCAATCGTGACCTCAACCTCGACACCGGCCTCGATGTTGATGATGATCTGCTTGACGATCTCAGTAGGAGCAGTCAAGTCGATCAGGCGCTTGTGAATGCGCATCTCGTACGAGTCCCAGGTCTTGGAACCCTCACCGCAGGGGGTCTTGCGGGTCTGTTTGGTGGCCGGCCTCCGGTCAGCTTCACGCCTCTCAAATGTCCGATTTCGACAGGGAGTGGGGATGGTAACACACCGTGATCTTGAGCCTCTTGGTGGGCAGACGGACGGGGCCCTTGGCGCGGAGGTCCTTGTTCTTGGCGCGCTCAATGAGCTCCTGGCAAACCTTCTCGAGGGCCTGCACCTTGCGGGAGGTCAGGGTGATGCCTGCGGTTGGAGTTTCATTGTCAGCTCGCAAAGGTTCTGCCCCTTCGAGGTCGTCGAGGCTACGCACGGATCTTGTGGACCTTGGGCGCCTCGCCGAAGTCCTTCTCGGGCTTGTTGTAAGACATCTTGGCTGATCGGTCTCGGAAAGTTCGAGGTAGAGGGATTCTTCGATTGACTGCAAGAGCGTTGCCTTCACGACTCGAACGCGGTGCTCGACTGCGGACCGTTAGTCCAGCTTCCTCCAATTGCGCCCTCTCGCCTCTCTGTGCTTTAGAGCCGATAGACGAGAGGGCATTGCGAAATCAAAGTCGGGAAAGCTAGGCAACTTACCGGTTCGGCAAAGTGATGAAGGCTTTGAAGCGTGAAGAGTTGTTCGGCGGAGAATTCACGATCGTGGACTTTTTTCCATTTTCCAATCTGGTGGGGTGAAGTTTTTGGCGAGGGTTGCTGAGCCCCACATAACCTACTGTGGCTTAAACCCACCTCCACAAACCCCAGGTCGTTCTGCGGAGTGGTGTGGCTTGTAGGTTTCGGTTCTCGGTTTCACTCTCTgcaggtacatacataatacctcgtatgtactgtacccaTGTGCATCCGTAATGTAATAGTTACGTACTCCGTGCCCCGCGGTCAATGACACATCCGGTGAGCTCGGGGTGTACTCCGTAACTTCATGGAGGGGCAAGCTCCATTACGCCTCGCCTCAGTACATCAACCACCATATATCCAGGCTTTTGAGCTGGAATGGTGTTAAAACTGACGCACTTCACCCCGTTGCACTCTGGACCGAGTTTATAATCTGTTGACTGCGTGTtgcatttttttttcccttccaGTGGTCCTCAAGGGCACCCGTCCCTCTCTCGCTACAACATTGTCAGCTTTAACGGAAATTTTGTTTACAAGTATATGCATCCCCCCTTGTCTCTGGCCGTTCATCGATCAGCACCATGACTTCCTCGCGACTCCCGGCCTTTGCGCTGTTCCCGATAGCGGCATGGCGGGACCAACTTCCAGCCGACGAATGGGTTTCCTGTCTCAACGCTTGGGTAGCGCTCCTCGGCAGTCACCTCTCCCTCTCCGACCCGGAATTTAGCACAATCTCCATCAACGATGACAGCTTACAAGCCTTTCTCACTTCTTTCGCACGAGAAGTCGCGCTGGGCGGCGCGGCGACACTGGGTTCTTCTTCCGCAGCAAAGCGCCTGGTGAAAGATTGCTTTAGTGTTGTTGCCAGACTTCTTCGGTCACCGTCGCCACCACCTGGACTGGTACAGTGGGAGTTCTTGTCCGATCTAAGCCGCGTTTACGGCAAAAAGAAGGTTGAACGTCTGCTTGATAGCGTGTCGGCCAACTCGAAGGGACACTTGGACAGCTCTCTGTCTAGCCTCAAAAGATTCCTCATCAAAAATATGGATGCTGGTCTCAATGGGGGCGATCTCAAGGGCATTGAGGAGCGGTTGGAGAGGGTAAACGACCTCATCCGAGTCTCTACCTCAGTGGCCGAATTCTTTGTCGCTGGGAGCGACTTTGTGGACGGACTGATCAGCTGCTATAAAATTACCAACCCGCCGCTGAGGAGGGCACTGATAGCGACGACGTACCTCTGTCTTACCGGTCTGGCGGAAGGGCAAAAAATGTCGGCTCTGACAGACCAGCTCTACTCTCTCAAGGCCGCCGCAGACACGCACAGGGCGGGACCGCTTAACGCCAACGACTCGCTGGTGGCCGAGCTTGTAACTTCCACGCCTCTTCTCCAACGACTACAGCGGAAACTCGAGGAATCTGCCACCCCTTTCAACCGAACCAAGTCTGTCCTTGCCGAGTTGTCAGCCTTCAAGAAACCCGGCGGCGGGTTGACCAAACCTAAGCGTCTCATCAAGCGCAAGATCGACAAGGGCAAAGGCATCGCCGAGTACGACGAAGCCCAAGCCCAGCAAGACTTGAACGTCCACCGCATGAGCCAGATCTCTCAGATCCAGGACCTCTTCCCCGATCTCGGCACGGCCTTCATCTCCAAGCTCCTCGACGAGTACGCCTCCAGCACGGAGGAAGTCATCTCCCACCTCCTCGACGACTCCCTCCCGCCACATCTCCAATCCGCCAACCGCTCCGAGGACCTCGCTCCCCAGCAGCCATCCCCCCTCAAACCACGCCGCGACTCGTTCGTCCCACGTCCGACCCCACCCCTGAGCCCTTCCAACCCACCCATCccaaacaacaacaacgacgacgacgacgacaacgacgacgacgatctCGCCTTGCTCGCGGGCCGCGCCGGTGGCAAGCTGCACATCGGCAAGCGCCCGGGGGACGCCGACGCGCTGCTCGCGCAGCGGCCGACGGCCGGCAGCAAGTCAGCGATCCTCTCGGCGCTGGCCGCCTTCGactcggacgacgacgagcgcGACGACACGTacgacgccgccgacgtGGGCGGGACCGTCGACGCGTCCGcgtccgcgccgccgccggacgGTTACGGATACGGATACgacaaggacaaggacaacgacaacgacaacgacaacgacggcGCTTCTGCGCTGCCCGCGGACGCGGAGGCGACCCTCTTCCGCGCGTGGATGGCGAACCCCGGCGCGTTTGCGCGGGATACTGGGGCGAGGAAGGGGAGTGAGAGGGCCAGGTTGCGGGCCGAGACGGGCATGAGGGATGAGGCGATCGAGGGGTGGGCGGTGATGCTGGGGCGGGATGCCGGGATGAAGAGGAGGTTGACGGCGAGGTACGGGGAGTGGACTGGGGAGCAGGCCGAGTTGCCGAGCACGGCGTGGCGGGCAGGTGACGATAGAGAGGAAGGAGGCAGTGAAGGGACGAGCGGCGGTAGAGGGAggggtgttgttgttgttgttggtggtggtaggGGCCGTGGgagggggagaggaggaCGGGGCGGTAGTAGGGGTGGAGGTGCAGCAGCGTCACCGGGCCCAGACTCGGACCTTGCAAGAAGGAGAAAAGAGGCCAACAAGGGGAGCCGGGCGAACCATAATCGGCGGGATCAGAGGGCAAGGAAAATGGCAAGGGCCGGGTTTGCTGGCTGATCGATCAGGGATTGATTGGTCGAGTTCTGTATCCTCTCTCCCATCTCAACAGCTCTCAACAAGAGGAACAATCCCCGCCGCAACATATACAAGCAACCTGACGGAAGTCAAGGAAAATTCGAACAAGAGCCATATCATCCAATGGGTGGTCTACGGTCCACCCTTCAAATTGTCCCATTCAAACTGTCATAAGTCGGTTTGCCCGTCCGGAAGGTTTCAAAAGGAAATGATGATGCCACCATCTTGCACAGTACCCCTTTAAAAGTCCCACATACAAAATTCCCTTTTTGGTGGTACCTCAGGCATGACCCCGCCAGCAAACCTTCCCGTCTCCACGAACGCCTTCCACTGCTGCATGACAGTAGGGTCCTGGTACTTTTCAGGTTCCGCCTCGGTCTGGGTAGTGTACGGCGGGGCCCCGTTAGGCATCCAGATGCGAACCATTGTCCCGTCGAAGTTCCGCACCATCGGCACTGGTTTCGACCCTGGCTTCGGCTCCTCGTAGGTAACGGGCTTGCCTTTAAACATACGCAACGTCTTGTCTGGGTTATGGGTCGCGTAGGTAGATATGTCAGGATGCTGACGCGTAACGTTGGGGCCGTAGGGGTTTGCGCCGCTGGCGGTTGCGGGTGTGGAGGTAGGCACGGGCGTGCTGGGTTGGCCGAACGGGTTGGGAGCCGAGGAGGCAGTGGTCCCGCCGGCCGCGCTAAATGGCGAAGTGGTGGCGGGCTGTCCGAAGGGGTTGGCTAGGGCTGTACTTGTGGCAGGCGCGCCGAATGGATTGGCCGGTGCCGCATTTGTGGCCGATGTGCCGAAGGGGTTGATTGCtggctgttgctgttgctgctgctgctgctgcggaggTTGGCCAAAGGGACTTGGGGTTGCAGTTGCTGGCTGCCCAAAAGGGCTTGCGGCAGATGGTTGTCCAAAGGGGTTATTTGCAGGCTGGTTATTCGCTGGTTGGCCGAACGGATTAGGGGCATTCTGGGCTTGCTGCGGTTGTTGTGCTGGCTGGCCGAAGGGGTTACTTTGCGGTGCGGGCTGTGCAGCAGTCGAGAaggctcctcctccccctgcTGGCGTCCCGAAAGGGTTCGGTCGTTGCCCCAATATCCCGGGCTGCCCAAATCCTGACTGACCGAAGGCAGGAGCTGCGGGTTGCGCTGGCTGACCTAGTGATGGCGCCCCAAACGGGTTCGGCTTGGCACCAAGCACGCTAGTCTGACCAAAGGCACTGGTTGTTTGCGCCGGTCGGCCAAAAGGTGATGAACCTCCTAGAGTTGCCGGCTGGCCGAAAGCTGGGGCTGCTGGTTGCGTGGGCTGACCAAAGGCCGGCGCGGCGGCAGGAGCGCCGAACGGGTTCGGTTTTTGACCCAGCGTGGCAGGTTGCCCAAAGACGCCGCCACCAGTTGTCGGGCCAGAGGTCGCGCCGAACGGGTTTGCGGACGGTGCAGACTGTTGAAAAGCGTTCCTTTGGCTGCCGAATGCGCCATCGGGAGCAGCTCCTCCACTGGTTGCCTTACAAACGTCTATTCGATTTGGGTGTGTCTTCGCTGCGTCGATTATGAACTGTATTGCCGCTGGAATGTTGTTGAGGGTGTGCTGAATCTGTTGTTGGGCGTTCTGGTACAGATTTTGGATATCGCTGAGCTGCGAAGGGTCAGCAGATCCCCCCAAGACCTCAGGCCGGTGGTCAACCCACAGCGCCCTGGGGATTCCCAGCCATTGCTCCTAGCATAAAATGGAGCCGAATCTCCTCGAAGCTTTGTTCGCGCGGATATCCACCCCAGAGTTGCTCTGGGGCATCCCGCCCTGGGCCATAGCATGACAGGATCCATTGAGGTAGCTCGGATCGGAGGTCTCGTTCGATTCCTTCGGCAGTTAGACCGGGGTATGCCGGAGTATCTGAAGCTCGCCCGCCCATCCCTTGATTGCCTTGCCCAGACAGGGCGCCGAAGCGGTTGTAGTTTTGTTGCCCTCCTTTCCGAGGGTGCTCGAGTTTGCAGGCATCTGACAATATAGTAACAATTGTTAGCCACGATTCTAGCTGACCATGCACAAGTGGCACGAAGCTGGGTGACGTGGGGCATAGTGGTCTCTCGTAGGTGACGGAAGGCGTCATCGAAGTCCGAATGGCGCCCCAGTAGCGTTGCGCGTCTCGTCAAGGAAATGCAAAGAAAAAATAGAGGGAAAAAGGCAaccttcgtacttccgtaacggCAATAGCCCTGCTGGTAATACCGGCAGACCGTCATTTTGGCTATGATCTTCGACCGACCAAAAACGTTGTCGGCGGGCGGAATACAACAGATCGGTCCTGATCGTTGGCGAGTCTCGAAGTTGCCGTTTAGTTTTCATCAAACCGGCAGCTCCAGCCACACACATAGCCACGATCTGTTCCATGCCAAGCACTAACGCAAGGGCCAATGTGGCTTCGACGCCCCGCCTGCCGAGCCAGAGCACCACAAGCGGACCCAACAAGGCCGCTGTATGCCGAAGGTTTCCATGCTGGAACAACTCCTCTATAGAATTGCCCCTGCACGCTGACGTACGGAGCCATATCCGTACATCTATTGCATCGTCGATCTAAACCGAAAACATTGATGCAACCTGGCTTTCCTTTGTTTTCCTCGCGATGAATCGAAACAACAAATCGATGGCTGAAGTCAAGGCTGTGGTGCTTACTAACGTTGATGATTCCAAATGAGTTGCGGATTCCTCGCGCTTACTCCAGACTGCATGCACACTTCCAACTCAAGTAGTACCCCGCGTCATTGATCTGTGAACCGTCCTTACTGCGTAGATTGAAAAGCACCCCCAAATGGCCAACCCCAGATCTTCGTATCTGGGGCTCCATGGAACCCCGCCTTTATTATGGAGTCTGGAGAAGGACCCTGGTGCCCCGTACAGAGCCGCCTGTCACCGAGATCAAGCAACTTCCGCTCATTCCGCACAGCACCTTCCTGGAGGGGCTCCTCCAGTACGGATTATTCTCCCCCAATTATTGGAGGACGGATTACAAACAAGGGTCTGACTAAGTCCGAGGCATGGTTTGTGACCCAAAAGGGCACGGGGACATCATTGTTTAGTGATAAAGCCAGATAAAGCCCCTTATGATCTCACCGGTTTATGCCGCGGAAAGCCGAACTCTCTCACACAGCGCTCGCAGAAGGAAAGCAGGAAGCTTCGAGACCAGCACGATTGCCCAATGATGTTTTTTTCCTTTGGTTGATGAGAATGCATCGGATAGCCCGGTGTGGGAATGGCAACCGTTTATCTAAATCGGCCTTCTGCCCGTTGCGTAACCTTGACTTAAGCTCGACTTCTTCCTGTCGGCAGATGTGTGTCGAGCTTCCCGAGCATTGTTCGGTTTTCATGAGCTGACCGACCGACCGACCTTCTCTCGCCATGACCTTCAGTGCCGAACACCTCCAGCTTTGGCTGGGCTTGGTAGCCATCTCTGGCTTCCTCTACACAACATGCCTGGTCATCTACCGACTCTTCTTCCACCCCCTGGCCAAGTACCCGGGCCCGTTCCTGGCCAAACTCACCGATGCGTACATGCTCTACTACGCCTGGAGGGGTGATCGCCACCTCGAGTTCTGGCGGATGCACGAGAAATACGGCAAGTTTGTGCGCTTCGGACCCAACTCGCTTTCAATCAATTCCAACACGGCCCTGAAGGACATCTACGGCTTCCGCGCCAACGTCCGCAAGGCCGAGTTCTACGACGCCTTTGTGCACCCGGCGCCCAACACCCACAACGCCCGTGACAAAGATCTCCACGCCCGTAAGCGCCGTGTCCTCTCGCACGCCTTCTCGGACGGCGCCATCAAGGAGGTTGAGCGGTACATTCTGGCCAACATCCGCACTTTCTGCGAGGCCATCGGAGACTATGGACGCGTGATTCACGAGAAGAAGGGGTGGAGTTCGCCCAAGAACATGTCTGACTGGTGCAACTGGCTTGCCATGGACATCCTGGGCGACCTCTGCTTTGGGAAGGCCTTCCACATGCTCGACCGCCCGGACAACCGGTACGCCGTCGATCTCGTTGGCGTCGCGGCCCAGAGGCATCTTCTTGTAAGTATCAGATGGAAAGAAAGATATCCGTCAGTTTCCCTTGATCTAACAGGCGCAGTGCGGCACCATGCCCATCATCAACAAGCTCAGCCTGGACAAGATCCTCTTCCACAGGATCGCGGCTGGCCGCGCGAGGTACATGGCATATAGCCGGCAGCAACTCGCCGAGCGCACAGCGTTGGGTGACGAAACCGACCGCCGCGACTTCTTTTATCATCTTCTCAAGGCTCGCGACCCGGAAACCGGCCAGGGCTTCACCACGCCCGAACTCTGGGGCGAGTCCAATCTCCTCATCATTGCGGGCTCGGACACGACCTCCACCGCCATGGCCGCAACCCTCTTCTACCTCGTCCGCCACCCAGACGCTCTCGCCAAAGTCACGGCCGAGATCCGCTCCCAGTTCGCGTCCCTCGAAGATATCCACCAGGGCGCGCAGCTCAACGCGTGCGTCTACCTGCGCGCTTGCATCGACGAGGCCATGCGCCTGTCGCCCTCAGTCGGCGGTCTGCTGCCTCGCGAGGTGCTGAAGGGGGGGATGACCATCGATGGCGAGCACATTCCTGCCGGCATCATCGTCGGCACCCCGCACTATGCCATCCATCACAACCCGGCCTACTACCCGGATCCGTTCGCGTACCGGCCCGAGCGGTGGATCGTTGGCAGCGAGAAAGGGGACGGGGTTGACGTGAGCGACGAGGCCCAGGTGGCGCTCGCGCAGAGCGCTTTCTGCCCCTTCTCGATCGGGCCGCGCGGGTGCATCGGCAAGGGCCTGGCGTACGTCGAGATGACTCTTACTTTGGCGAGGGTGTTGTTCTTGTATGATTTGCGCAAGGCGGTCGGCGTCGCTGACCCCGGGGAGGGCAAACCTGGTGCGGGCTACGGAAGGGACAGAGTTGGGGAGTTCCAGCTGGTGGATACTTTTACGAGTCTGAAGGATGGGCCGATGGTCGAGTTCCGGAGACGGGAGTTGTGATATCGTCAAGCAACGCAGGCGCGTAGTATGAGAGACATTTGGGTAATAACACAAAACTTTTTTCAGTGCTTTGTGTTCATTCGAAATACTCGACCTGAATACAAGTGATTGCGTTGAGATTTCAGACACGGACTATTATTACTCCCATCCCAACGACGAATATCTCGAGAcagtaattaattaataatgATTGGCCATTGATCTGGAGCCAAACTTACAGAGTAGCCTTCGGGAGATTTTCCACCGAGATGCCGACCGCAAGAATTAGCCAGACAGCATTCTGCTTCATCTATACTAGGTACTGTATCTTGATGAAACCTCACGGTCTCCCTACCCCTCACATGTGGACCAACTCTATAATAACGATGTTCCCAGACAGCAGTATTTCTCCGACGATGACTTGCATCCTGCGTCCGTCGTTTGGCAGGTCGAACACTATCAGGACCCGTTCTTGATGCCCACGATGAAGCCAATTCTAGGAGTTGGTGCGCTTCTCAATCTCGGGGCCACTGTCAAAGGTCTCGTCTCCAGTCGAGCTGACTGGCCAAATGGACCCCTGGTGACCTCTGGTCGCTGGATTCACGATGCGTCGGGAAATAATGTCACCTATGCTGGTACCAACTGGCCCGGACACACCGATGTCATGATCCCCGAAGGCCTGCAGTACCAGTCCATTGAGACGATCGTGCAGAAAGTGAAGAGTCTCGGAATGAACGCGGTCCGCCTCACCTTCGCCATCCAGATGATTGACGAGATCTACGCCAACAACGGCAAGGATATCACCCTCGAAAGGGCCTTCGTGCAGGCCTTGGGACAGACCAACGGGATCAAGGTGCTGAACCAGGTCCTGGCCAATAATCCCCAGTTCAACACCTCCACGACCCGCCTGCAAGTCTTTGACGCCGTGGCCGCGGAGCTCAACAAGCAGCAGATCTACATCCACCTGGACAATCATATCTCCAAGGGCATGTGGTGCTGCTCCAGCACTGACGGCAACAGCTGGTGGGGCGACACCTACTTTTCGACCGAAAACTGGGTGCGCGGGCTGTCCTACATGGCCGAACATGTCCGTAAAACacctttcctttccttctCGAATCTTTCCTTTtcgtgtttttttttttttttttgggggggggggtgggttGGGCGGGAATTTCTTTCCCTTCCTGCACCCTCCTGCTTTGCATCGTAATTACCACTGACCGAAGCCGTACGTTATTAATATGTAAACAACACAGGGCAAATCCTGGCCGGCCCTGACCTCGATCGGTC contains the following coding sequences:
- a CDS encoding cytochrome P450-like protein (Cytochrome P450-like protein) encodes the protein MTFSAEHLQLWLGLVAISGFLYTTCLVIYRLFFHPLAKYPGPFLAKLTDAYMLYYAWRGDRHLEFWRMHEKYGKFVRFGPNSLSINSNTALKDIYGFRANVRKAEFYDAFVHPAPNTHNARDKDLHARKRRVLSHAFSDGAIKEVERYILANIRTFCEAIGDYGRVIHEKKGWSSPKNMSDWCNWLAMDILGDLCFGKAFHMLDRPDNRYAVDLVGVAAQRHLLCGTMPIINKLSLDKILFHRIAAGRARYMAYSRQQLAERTALGDETDRRDFFYHLLKARDPETGQGFTTPELWGESNLLIIAGSDTTSTAMAATLFYLVRHPDALAKVTAEIRSQFASLEDIHQGAQLNACVYLRACIDEAMRLSPSVGGLLPREVLKGGMTIDGEHIPAGIIVGTPHYAIHHNPAYYPDPFAYRPERWIVGSEKGDGVDVSDEAQVALAQSAFCPFSIGPRGCIGKGLAYVEMTLTLARVLFLYDLRKAVGVADPGEGKPGAGYGRDRVGEFQLVDTFTSLKDGPMVEFRRREL
- a CDS encoding glycoside hydrolase family 5 protein (CAZy_ID 267925) yields the protein MKPILGVGALLNLGATVKGLVSSRADWPNGPLVTSGRWIHDASGNNVTYAGTNWPGHTDVMIPEGLQYQSIETIVQKVKSLGMNAVRLTFAIQMIDEIYANNGKDITLERAFVQALGQTNGIKVLNQVLANNPQFNTSTTRLQVFDAVAAELNKQQIYIHLDNHISKGMWCCSSTDGNSWWGDTYFSTENWVRGLSYMAEHGKSWPALTSIGLRNEPREPTSNPALAQSSYNWQSWYRYMRQGADAVHGANPDLLIFLSGLNFDTYLTPVVRGEPLAPGTDRFDVADFAAGPAGKLVLELHNYETGATSCDALRANLDRNGFEALLSPDDAVANVLPVVMTEFGFQMDDRTWRGVYASCLAQYLPERKAGWTIWVLAGSYYVRSGTQDYDEGWGLLNHDWSDWRSPGYVDGALKAMVRETLS